From a single Leclercia sp. AS011 genomic region:
- a CDS encoding MFS transporter, giving the protein MTVISPRKLLQRRLWALFMFFFIPGLLMASWATRTPAIRDILSVSTAEMGIVLFGLSIGSMSGILCSAWLVKRFGTRTVIRTTMCCAIVGMMMLSAALWFASPLAFALGLTVFGGSFGAAEVAINVEGATIEQEMNKTVLPMMHGFYSLGTLAGAGIGMALTASGIAATTHTLLAALVCIAPVLLGITAIPDGNGRNLAGETKSGEKGLPFWRDMQLMLIGVVVLAMAFAEGSANDWLPLLMVDGHGFSPTSGSLIYAGFTLGMTVGRFTGGWFIDRYSRVTVVRASALLGGLGIALIIFVDVDWVAGVSVVLWGLGASLGFPLTISAASDTGPDAPGRVSVVATTGYLAFLVGPPLLGFLGEHYGLRSAMLVVLGLVIIAALVARAVAKPDSQAKSAMENGYER; this is encoded by the coding sequence CTGTTAATGGCCTCCTGGGCCACGCGCACCCCAGCCATCCGCGACATTTTGTCGGTCTCGACGGCGGAGATGGGCATCGTGTTGTTTGGCCTGTCGATAGGCTCGATGAGCGGCATTCTCTGTTCCGCCTGGCTGGTTAAGCGCTTCGGTACCCGGACCGTGATCCGCACCACCATGTGCTGCGCGATTGTGGGTATGATGATGCTTAGCGCTGCGCTGTGGTTCGCCTCCCCGCTGGCATTTGCCCTCGGGCTGACGGTGTTTGGCGGTAGTTTTGGCGCAGCGGAAGTGGCGATCAACGTCGAAGGTGCCACCATCGAGCAGGAGATGAACAAAACCGTGCTGCCGATGATGCACGGCTTTTACAGCCTCGGCACCCTGGCCGGTGCCGGTATCGGCATGGCGCTGACCGCCTCCGGCATTGCTGCCACCACCCATACTTTGCTGGCCGCGCTGGTCTGTATCGCCCCGGTTCTGCTGGGGATCACCGCCATCCCGGACGGCAACGGCCGGAACCTCGCAGGTGAGACTAAATCGGGTGAAAAAGGGCTGCCCTTCTGGCGCGATATGCAGCTGATGCTGATTGGCGTGGTGGTGCTGGCAATGGCCTTTGCCGAAGGGTCCGCGAACGACTGGCTGCCGCTGCTGATGGTGGACGGCCACGGCTTCAGCCCTACCTCCGGCTCGCTGATCTACGCCGGGTTTACGCTGGGCATGACCGTCGGGCGCTTTACCGGCGGCTGGTTTATCGACCGCTACAGCCGCGTGACGGTGGTACGCGCCAGCGCCCTGCTGGGCGGACTGGGCATTGCCCTGATTATATTTGTCGATGTCGACTGGGTGGCCGGCGTGTCGGTGGTGCTGTGGGGGCTGGGTGCATCGCTCGGCTTCCCGCTGACTATCTCCGCGGCCAGCGACACCGGCCCGGATGCGCCAGGGCGCGTCAGCGTAGTGGCCACCACCGGCTATCTTGCCTTCCTGGTGGGCCCGCCGCTGCTGGGCTTCCTCGGGGAGCACTACGGCTTACGCAGCGCCATGCTGGTGGTATTAGGATTAGTGATAATTGCCGCGCTGGTCGCCAGGGCGGTTGCCAAACCGGATTCGCAGGCTAAATCTGCCATGGAGAATGGATATGAGCGTTAA
- a CDS encoding MFS transporter has product MLNRSSSRTRLGRQALLFPLCLVLYEFSTYIGNDMIQPGMLAVVAQYNAGIEWVPTSMTAYLAGGMFLQWLLGPLSDRIGRRPVMLTGVVWFIVTCLATLLAQTIEQFMVLRFLQGVSLCFIGAVGYAAIQESFEEAVCIKITALMANVALIAPLLGPLVGAAWVHVAPWEGMFVLFAALAAISFYGLFRAMPETATRIGEKLSLKELGRDYKLVLKNVRFVAGSLAIGFVCLPLLAWIAQSPVIIISGEKLSSYEYGLLQVPIFGALIVGNLVLARLTSRRSVRSLIIMGGWPIVIGLVVAAVATVVSSHAYLWMTAGLSIYAFGIGLANAGLVRLTLFASEMSKGTVSAAMGMLQMLIFTVGIEVSKHAFSSGGNGLFSLFNLANGILWLGLMFVFLKDKRVGSSLQPD; this is encoded by the coding sequence ATGCTAAACCGTTCTTCTTCCCGCACGCGCCTCGGGCGTCAGGCGCTGCTGTTCCCGCTGTGTCTGGTGCTGTACGAATTCTCCACCTATATCGGTAACGATATGATCCAGCCCGGCATGCTGGCCGTGGTGGCGCAGTACAACGCCGGGATCGAGTGGGTACCCACCTCCATGACCGCCTATCTGGCGGGGGGGATGTTCTTGCAGTGGCTGCTTGGGCCGCTGTCGGATCGTATTGGCCGTCGTCCGGTGATGCTGACCGGGGTGGTGTGGTTTATCGTCACCTGCCTGGCGACCCTGCTGGCGCAAACCATCGAGCAGTTTATGGTGCTGCGTTTTTTACAGGGGGTGAGCCTGTGCTTTATCGGCGCTGTCGGTTACGCCGCCATCCAGGAGTCCTTTGAGGAGGCGGTGTGCATTAAAATCACCGCCCTGATGGCTAACGTGGCGCTGATTGCGCCCCTGCTCGGCCCGCTGGTGGGGGCGGCCTGGGTTCACGTCGCGCCGTGGGAGGGGATGTTCGTGCTGTTTGCCGCCCTGGCAGCGATTTCGTTTTACGGTCTGTTCCGCGCGATGCCGGAAACCGCGACCCGCATCGGGGAAAAGCTGTCACTCAAAGAGCTGGGGCGCGACTATAAACTGGTGCTGAAAAACGTGCGCTTTGTAGCGGGATCGCTGGCGATTGGTTTCGTCTGCCTGCCGCTGCTGGCATGGATTGCCCAGTCGCCGGTGATCATCATCAGCGGCGAAAAGCTCAGCAGCTATGAATATGGCCTGCTGCAGGTGCCGATTTTCGGCGCGCTGATTGTCGGTAACCTCGTGCTGGCCCGCCTGACGTCGCGGCGCAGCGTGCGCTCGTTAATCATCATGGGCGGCTGGCCGATTGTGATTGGGCTGGTGGTGGCCGCGGTGGCGACGGTGGTGTCATCCCACGCGTATCTGTGGATGACCGCCGGGCTGAGCATCTATGCGTTTGGTATTGGGCTGGCGAATGCCGGGCTGGTGCGCCTGACGCTGTTTGCCAGCGAGATGAGCAAAGGTACGGTGTCGGCGGCGATGGGGATGCTACAGATGCTGATCTTCACCGTCGGGATCGAAGTCAGTAAACACGCCTTCAGCAGCGGCGGCAACGGGCTGTTCAGCCTGTTCAATCTGGCGAACGGCATTCTGTGGCTGGGGCTGATGTTTGTGTTCCTGAAAGACAAGCGGGTGGGCAGTTCGTTACAGCCGGATTAA
- a CDS encoding Cof-type HAD-IIB family hydrolase, translating into MSVKLIAVDMDGTFLNDAKQYNRARFLRQYAQMKEQGIRFVVASGNQYYQLISFFPEIADEIAFVAENGGWVVNAGEDVYNGELTQEQFATVAEFLCAIPEVEVIACGKGSAYTLKHYGEAFHDLAAKYYHRLEKVEKFDNFNDIFFKFGLNVPDDEIPRIQAMIHEKLSDIMVPVTTGHGSIDLILPGVHKANGLRLLQEVWGIDNSEVVAFGDSGNDVEMLSQAGFSFAMANARDHIKAVARYEAPHNNDEGVLEVIDRVLNREAPFN; encoded by the coding sequence ATGAGCGTTAAACTTATTGCGGTTGATATGGATGGCACCTTCCTGAACGATGCGAAGCAGTACAATCGCGCACGTTTTCTGCGCCAGTACGCGCAGATGAAGGAACAGGGCATACGGTTTGTGGTCGCCAGCGGCAACCAGTACTACCAGCTGATCTCCTTTTTCCCGGAGATCGCCGATGAGATCGCCTTTGTCGCCGAAAACGGCGGCTGGGTGGTCAACGCCGGGGAAGATGTCTACAACGGCGAGCTGACGCAGGAGCAGTTCGCCACCGTGGCGGAGTTCCTCTGCGCCATTCCGGAAGTGGAAGTTATCGCCTGCGGGAAAGGCAGCGCCTACACCCTGAAACACTATGGCGAAGCCTTTCACGATCTGGCGGCCAAATATTATCACCGGCTGGAAAAGGTGGAGAAGTTCGACAACTTTAACGATATCTTCTTCAAGTTTGGGTTAAACGTGCCGGACGACGAGATCCCGCGCATTCAGGCGATGATCCATGAGAAGCTGAGCGATATTATGGTGCCGGTTACCACCGGTCACGGCAGTATCGACCTGATCCTGCCGGGGGTCCACAAAGCCAACGGTCTGCGTCTGTTGCAGGAAGTCTGGGGCATCGACAACAGCGAAGTGGTCGCCTTTGGCGACAGCGGCAACGACGTGGAGATGCTGTCTCAGGCCGGGTTTAGTTTTGCGATGGCGAATGCCCGGGATCACATCAAGGCGGTCGCCCGCTATGAAGCGCCGCACAACAACGACGAAGGGGTGTTGGAGGTAATTGATCGCGTGTTAAACCGTGAGGCCCCGTTCAATTAA